One segment of Pseudobythopirellula maris DNA contains the following:
- a CDS encoding DUF4097 family beta strand repeat-containing protein — protein MADGPSGDVHLAAGPGGKLTADGSSGDVHLAAVPGVEITADGSSGDVHLAAGIGGKVIADGSSGDVHLAAVPGFKAIADGPSGDVHLAAGIGVEITADGPSEDVHLAGIGVKAIADGSSGDVHLVGMGVKVIADGPSGDVHLAAEIG, from the coding sequence ATCGCCGACGGTCCCTCCGGAGATGTTCACCTCGCTGCCGGACCAGGCGGTAAACTGACGGCCGACGGTTCCTCCGGAGATGTTCACCTCGCTGCCGTACCTGGCGTAGAAATCACTGCCGACGGTTCCTCCGGAGATGTTCACCTCGCTGCCGGAATCGGCGGCAAAGTCATCGCCGACGGTTCCTCCGGAGATGTTCACCTCGCTGCCGTACCAGGCTTCAAAGCGATCGCCGACGGTCCCTCCGGAGATGTTCACCTCGCTGCCGGAATCGGCGTAGAAATCACTGCCGACGGTCCCTCCGAAGATGTTCACCTTGCCGGAATAGGCGTTAAAGCGATCGCCGACGGTTCCTCCGGAGATGTTCACCTTGTCGGAATGGGCGTTAAAGTCATCGCCGACGGTCCCTCCGGAGATGTTCACCTCGCTGCCGAAATAGGCTAA
- the gyrA gene encoding DNA gyrase subunit A → MSTDSSGPDEPNDEPTDGSLSNIRNTGEPGFDPATQAIARRLTDMPIEDELKESYLTYAMSVIVSRALPDVRDGLKPSQRRILVAMNDLGLAPGGSTSKCAGIVGETMKRYHPHGDGAIYPTLVRMAQEWATRSLLISPQGNFGSIAGLPPAAMRYTEARLSNVAALMLDDIKLDTVDFTPTYDEKQTEPTVLPSKFPNLVVNGSGGIAVGMATSIPPHNLGEVCRAVIELIDNPGASVIELMEHIPGPDFPTGGIICGRSSILKGYQTGRSTITLRARTTIEQNGKKNRIVIHEVPYQQSRDPVIKKIAGLANEGKIAGISDVRDESDLHEPVRIVVELKRDADPDVVLNQLYKFSPIQDTFSVILLALVDGKPRVLTLKELLQEFLRHRVTVIRRRTQFLLARARRRKHTVQGLLLAHANIDEVIRVIRASKTQPEAKQALMQIKTPGALLQRALGDQGYAQFQDERGVAEEYSLTPVQADAILKMTLGQLVNLEQEKLADEHAKLLEEIAGYLEILGDEARIYAIIRDDMEQLAASRLADKRRTEISGEELGDVDLEDLIEEETMVVSISHNGYIKRTAASTYRAQNRGGKGIKGAKTDDDDPIEHLFVTSTHDYLMFFTNRGKVYWQKVYNLPELARDAKGRAVVNLLNLATGEDGSAEEKIADCRAVRDFSRPDHYLMMATRGGLVKKTDLSAYSRPMKTGIIAIKLKEGDELVDVVIAQKGDEVLLVTEQGMAIRFDESDARPMGRNSSGVKGIKLSKDDALVGMVVADPDATLLTATEHGYGKRTPFGPNATDSPPTGGEGPGEGAEPTDDTAEEEGATDDTASGARYRTQNRGGKGLRDIKTTDRNGRVVGVAAVTDDDELLMMTAGGKLQRIRAADVSTIGRNTQGVRIMSLDGSDQLTAIVRVPQEEKEGEAPETPEAEGEA, encoded by the coding sequence TTGTCGACCGATTCCAGCGGACCGGATGAACCTAACGACGAGCCGACCGACGGCTCCCTTTCGAATATCCGCAACACCGGCGAGCCCGGCTTTGACCCCGCCACGCAGGCCATCGCCCGGCGGCTGACGGACATGCCGATCGAGGACGAGCTCAAGGAGAGCTACCTCACCTACGCGATGAGCGTGATCGTCAGCCGCGCGCTGCCGGACGTGCGCGACGGCCTCAAGCCGTCGCAGCGGCGCATCCTCGTGGCGATGAACGACCTGGGGCTCGCCCCCGGCGGCAGCACCAGCAAGTGCGCCGGTATCGTCGGCGAGACGATGAAACGCTACCACCCGCACGGCGACGGGGCGATCTACCCCACGCTGGTGCGCATGGCGCAGGAGTGGGCCACGCGCAGCCTGCTGATCTCGCCGCAGGGGAACTTCGGCAGCATCGCCGGTCTGCCGCCGGCCGCCATGCGTTACACCGAGGCCCGACTGTCGAACGTCGCCGCGCTGATGCTCGACGACATCAAGCTCGACACGGTCGACTTCACGCCGACCTACGACGAGAAGCAGACCGAGCCGACGGTCCTGCCGTCGAAGTTCCCGAACCTTGTTGTCAACGGCTCGGGCGGCATCGCGGTCGGCATGGCAACCAGCATCCCGCCCCACAACCTCGGCGAGGTCTGCCGCGCGGTCATCGAGCTGATCGACAACCCGGGCGCCTCGGTCATCGAGCTGATGGAGCACATCCCGGGGCCCGACTTCCCCACGGGCGGCATCATCTGCGGCCGCAGCTCGATCCTCAAAGGCTATCAGACCGGCCGCAGCACGATCACGCTCCGCGCCCGCACCACGATCGAGCAGAACGGCAAGAAGAACCGCATCGTCATCCACGAGGTGCCGTACCAGCAGTCGCGCGACCCCGTGATCAAGAAGATCGCCGGCTTGGCGAACGAGGGCAAGATCGCCGGCATCAGCGACGTGCGCGACGAGTCCGACCTGCACGAGCCGGTCCGCATCGTTGTGGAGCTCAAACGCGACGCCGACCCCGATGTCGTGCTCAACCAGCTCTACAAGTTCTCGCCGATCCAAGACACGTTCAGCGTGATCTTGCTCGCGCTGGTCGACGGCAAGCCGCGGGTGCTCACCCTCAAGGAGCTGCTGCAAGAGTTCCTGCGGCACCGGGTGACCGTCATCCGCCGCCGCACGCAGTTCCTGCTGGCCCGCGCCCGCCGCCGCAAGCACACCGTGCAGGGCCTGCTGCTGGCGCACGCCAACATCGACGAGGTGATCCGCGTCATCCGGGCGAGCAAGACGCAGCCCGAGGCCAAGCAGGCGCTGATGCAGATCAAGACCCCCGGCGCGCTGCTCCAGCGCGCCTTGGGCGATCAGGGCTACGCCCAGTTCCAGGACGAACGCGGCGTGGCCGAGGAGTACTCGCTCACCCCGGTGCAGGCCGACGCGATCCTCAAGATGACGCTCGGCCAGTTGGTGAACCTCGAGCAAGAGAAGCTCGCCGACGAGCACGCCAAGCTGCTCGAAGAGATCGCCGGGTACCTCGAGATCCTCGGCGACGAGGCCCGCATCTACGCCATCATCCGCGACGACATGGAGCAGCTGGCCGCCTCGCGTCTGGCCGACAAACGCCGCACCGAGATCTCCGGCGAGGAGCTCGGCGACGTCGACCTGGAGGACCTCATCGAGGAAGAGACGATGGTCGTCTCGATCTCGCACAACGGCTACATCAAACGCACGGCCGCCAGCACCTACCGCGCCCAGAACCGCGGCGGCAAGGGCATCAAGGGCGCCAAGACCGACGACGACGACCCGATCGAGCACCTGTTCGTCACGAGCACGCACGATTACCTGATGTTCTTCACCAACCGCGGCAAGGTCTACTGGCAGAAGGTCTACAACCTGCCCGAGCTCGCCCGCGACGCGAAAGGCCGCGCGGTCGTCAACCTGCTGAACCTCGCCACGGGCGAAGACGGCTCGGCCGAGGAGAAGATCGCCGATTGCCGCGCGGTCCGCGACTTCAGCCGGCCCGACCATTACCTGATGATGGCCACCCGCGGCGGCCTGGTGAAGAAGACCGACCTGTCGGCCTACAGCCGCCCGATGAAGACCGGCATCATCGCCATCAAGCTCAAAGAGGGCGATGAGCTGGTCGATGTCGTCATCGCCCAGAAGGGCGACGAGGTGCTGCTGGTCACCGAGCAAGGCATGGCGATCCGCTTCGACGAGTCCGACGCGCGACCCATGGGCCGCAACTCGAGCGGCGTCAAAGGCATCAAGCTCTCCAAAGACGACGCCCTGGTCGGCATGGTCGTCGCCGACCCCGACGCCACGCTGCTCACCGCCACCGAGCACGGCTACGGCAAACGAACCCCCTTCGGCCCCAACGCCACGGACTCCCCTCCCACTGGTGGGGAGGGGCCGGGAGAGGGGGCAGAACCCACGGACGACACCGCCGAAGAAGAAGGCGCCACTGACGACACCGCCAGCGGCGCCCGCTACCGCACCCAGAACCGCGGCGGCAAGGGCCTCCGCGACATCAAGACCACCGACCGCAACGGCCGGGTGGTCGGCGTGGCGGCGGTCACCGACGACGACGAGCTGCTGATGATGACCGCCGGCGGCAAGCTGCAGCGCATCCGCGCGGCCGACGTCAGCACGATCGGCCGCAACACGCAGGGCGTGCGCATCATGTCGCTCGACGGCAGCGACCAGCTGACCGCGATCGTCCGCGTGCCGCAAGAAGAGAAGGAAGGCGAGGCGCCAGAAACGCCCGAAGCCGAGGGCGAGGCCTGA
- a CDS encoding ROK family protein: MAYYIGVDVGGTTSTLSVGDDSRRVVHVSEQFPTTPDLGPQSSVAAIVAAAAQAMERVGGKMSDVERVGLATPGPATIDGMLLKTPNLKAELWDRFPIRAELEHALQKEHVGVTVRYIGDGQAAALGEYVIRSRQVSWDRVPTSKLEEEKLDSLFMAIVGTGLGGGAVMGGKAQQGSQGRAGHVGHILLPPFAFRHEHDRQLLKGNAYCTAESAISLSGLAHQLEYRLTLDEWKSHPLNSEEGTARDKAKKLRELAAGGDALACELFDDQARALGIAMLSVNYLGDYDRLVVGGGVCDLAPAVRERYQRLAEEEYHKHALDGFRNLDHLEFSVCGDEAPVVGALAWAMEE; this comes from the coding sequence TTGGCCTACTACATCGGAGTCGACGTTGGCGGCACGACCAGCACCCTCTCGGTCGGCGACGACTCTCGGCGCGTGGTCCATGTCTCCGAGCAGTTTCCCACCACGCCCGACTTGGGCCCGCAGAGCTCGGTGGCGGCCATCGTCGCGGCGGCCGCCCAGGCGATGGAGCGCGTCGGCGGCAAGATGAGCGACGTCGAGCGGGTCGGCCTCGCCACGCCGGGGCCGGCGACGATCGACGGCATGCTGCTCAAAACGCCCAACCTCAAGGCCGAGCTGTGGGATCGGTTCCCGATCCGCGCCGAGCTGGAGCACGCGCTGCAGAAGGAGCACGTGGGCGTGACGGTCCGCTACATCGGCGACGGCCAGGCTGCGGCGCTCGGCGAATATGTCATCCGCTCCCGCCAGGTCTCGTGGGACCGTGTCCCCACCTCGAAGCTCGAGGAGGAGAAGCTCGACTCGCTGTTCATGGCGATCGTCGGCACCGGGCTGGGGGGCGGGGCCGTGATGGGGGGCAAGGCGCAGCAAGGCAGCCAGGGCCGCGCGGGGCATGTCGGCCACATCTTGTTGCCCCCTTTCGCCTTCCGCCACGAGCACGACCGCCAGCTGCTGAAGGGGAACGCCTACTGCACGGCCGAGTCGGCCATCTCGCTGTCGGGCCTCGCCCATCAGCTGGAGTACCGCTTGACTCTGGACGAGTGGAAGAGCCACCCGCTCAACAGCGAAGAGGGAACCGCCCGCGACAAGGCCAAGAAGCTGCGCGAGCTGGCGGCCGGCGGCGACGCGCTCGCCTGCGAGCTGTTCGACGACCAGGCCCGCGCGCTCGGCATCGCGATGCTGAGCGTCAACTACCTGGGCGACTACGACCGGCTGGTGGTCGGCGGCGGCGTGTGCGACTTGGCTCCCGCCGTGCGCGAGCGTTACCAACGCTTGGCCGAAGAGGAGTACCACAAGCACGCCCTCGACGGCTTCCGCAACCTCGACCACCTCGAGTTCAGCGTCTGCGGCGACGAGGCCCCGGTCGTCGGCGCCCTCGCCTGGGCGATGGAAGAATAG
- the rpiB gene encoding ribose 5-phosphate isomerase B, with the protein MKIAIGSDHAGYKYKELIKPHLEKLGHEVVDFGCDSDESCDYPDFIRPTAEAVAKGDCERGIVLGGSGNGEAIVANRVPGVRCALCWSEDTARLGRQHNNANCLSMGERQVDPELCLKIVDLWLTTEFEGGRHQRRIDKIDAL; encoded by the coding sequence ATGAAGATCGCCATCGGCTCGGACCACGCGGGCTACAAGTACAAAGAGCTCATCAAGCCGCATCTGGAGAAGCTCGGCCACGAGGTGGTCGACTTCGGCTGCGACTCGGACGAGTCGTGCGACTACCCCGACTTCATCCGCCCAACCGCCGAAGCGGTCGCCAAGGGCGACTGCGAGCGGGGGATCGTGCTGGGCGGCTCGGGCAACGGCGAGGCGATCGTGGCGAACCGCGTGCCGGGCGTCCGCTGCGCTCTTTGCTGGAGCGAAGACACGGCCCGCCTCGGCCGCCAGCACAACAACGCCAACTGCCTGTCGATGGGCGAGCGGCAAGTCGATCCCGAGCTATGCCTGAAGATCGTCGACCTCTGGCTCACCACGGAGTTCGAAGGGGGCCGGCACCAGCGGCGGATCGACAAGATCGACGCCCTTTGA
- a CDS encoding cytochrome P450 yields MPRNPFQGDCLPGRSPLLAPGSGRPCLPFPHPWNYQRPLEILDSLFWGADDETGPGRHNRYLAVPGSPPIMVTRDPALIRAIATQTGDRPGQFDRDSLPSTGIARATGEDTLLFSNGSMWRRQRKLSAAPFGKTALFRNDVFGEFALTFRATVGERLGALREHVAQTGQRRVRVALEHEIKPVMLELLLANFFSASVPYSVVRERYVPALERVIEHIVRDTVVNRLGVPIGVWPGLTRRVRRVQADYAAFDELTSLALSARREGKGLWALFRSDASDDALRSNLKVFLAGALEATTSFAGWAISHLARSPEDQERVYHEVRNVEEYTPDTLAAAEHFSLVLEETLRLTPSLYFLPRRATEETWVEAADGSRMGMPKGTHILLDVWHANRHEDHWGVEKTGYPALAFAPDRWRQVRSNGKTPKEFLHYGFGHGARVCPGKHLGMLEVALVVGAVVKLLRFSAAGEECGVKAGVSTKPADGALVDLELR; encoded by the coding sequence ATGCCCCGCAACCCGTTCCAAGGAGACTGTCTGCCGGGCCGGTCGCCGCTCCTAGCCCCCGGTTCGGGGCGGCCCTGCCTGCCGTTCCCACACCCCTGGAACTACCAGCGACCGCTCGAGATCCTCGACAGCCTGTTCTGGGGGGCCGACGACGAGACCGGCCCCGGGCGCCACAACCGCTACCTCGCCGTGCCCGGCTCGCCGCCGATCATGGTCACACGCGACCCGGCCCTGATCCGAGCGATCGCCACTCAGACCGGCGACCGCCCCGGCCAGTTCGACCGCGACTCGCTGCCGTCGACAGGCATCGCCCGGGCGACCGGCGAGGACACGCTGCTGTTCTCCAATGGGTCGATGTGGCGCCGCCAAAGAAAACTCTCCGCGGCGCCGTTCGGCAAGACGGCGTTGTTTCGCAACGACGTGTTCGGCGAGTTCGCTCTCACGTTCCGCGCGACCGTGGGCGAGCGGCTCGGGGCGTTGCGGGAGCACGTGGCCCAGACCGGCCAGCGCCGCGTGCGTGTCGCCTTGGAGCACGAGATCAAACCGGTGATGCTCGAACTGTTGCTCGCCAATTTCTTCAGCGCAAGCGTGCCTTACTCTGTCGTGCGCGAGCGCTACGTGCCGGCGCTCGAGCGGGTCATCGAGCACATTGTTCGCGACACGGTCGTCAACCGTCTGGGCGTGCCGATCGGCGTGTGGCCCGGGCTCACGCGTCGGGTCCGCCGGGTGCAGGCCGACTACGCCGCTTTCGACGAGTTGACCTCGCTGGCCCTCTCCGCAAGACGAGAGGGCAAGGGGCTCTGGGCGCTGTTCCGCTCCGACGCTTCAGACGACGCGTTGCGGAGCAACCTCAAGGTGTTCCTCGCCGGGGCCTTGGAGGCGACCACGTCGTTCGCCGGCTGGGCCATCTCGCATTTGGCCCGTTCGCCCGAGGACCAAGAGCGGGTTTACCACGAGGTGCGCAACGTGGAGGAGTACACGCCCGACACGCTCGCCGCGGCCGAGCACTTCTCCCTCGTGCTTGAGGAGACGCTGCGGCTGACGCCTTCGCTATACTTCCTGCCACGCCGAGCGACCGAAGAGACCTGGGTCGAGGCGGCCGACGGCTCACGCATGGGAATGCCCAAGGGAACGCACATCTTGCTCGACGTGTGGCACGCCAACCGCCACGAAGACCACTGGGGAGTCGAGAAAACCGGCTACCCCGCGCTCGCGTTCGCCCCCGATCGCTGGCGACAGGTCCGCAGCAACGGCAAAACGCCGAAGGAGTTTCTCCACTACGGCTTCGGCCACGGCGCGCGGGTCTGCCCCGGCAAGCACCTCGGCATGCTCGAGGTGGCGCTCGTCGTCGGCGCCGTGGTGAAGCTGCTGCGATTCTCGGCCGCCGGGGAAGAGTGCGGCGTGAAGGCGGGCGTCTCCACCAAACCGGCCGACGGGGCGCTAGTCGACCTGGAGCTGCGCTGA
- a CDS encoding NADPH-dependent FMN reductase: protein MPRILAFSGSARKDSFNQRLVTIAARAAEEAGAEVTLLNLADYPLPIFNEDLEAEGTPDNALKLKKLFLAHDGLLISCPEYNSSITPLLKNTIDWVSRPIEGEPRLAAYQYKVATLMAASPGALGGLRGLVHVRAILQNIGVTVLPGQVAVGGAAGAFAADGSLKDEKQQASIASLGSGLANYLQRLSD from the coding sequence ATGCCCCGCATCCTCGCTTTCTCCGGCAGCGCCCGCAAAGACTCGTTCAACCAGCGGCTCGTCACGATCGCCGCCCGGGCCGCCGAGGAGGCGGGCGCCGAGGTGACGCTCCTCAACCTCGCCGACTACCCGCTGCCGATCTTCAACGAAGACCTCGAGGCCGAAGGGACGCCCGACAACGCGTTGAAGCTCAAGAAGCTCTTCTTGGCCCACGACGGGTTGCTGATCTCTTGCCCCGAGTACAACAGCTCGATCACGCCGCTGCTGAAGAACACGATCGATTGGGTGTCGCGTCCGATTGAGGGCGAGCCGCGGTTGGCGGCGTACCAATACAAAGTCGCCACGCTGATGGCGGCGTCGCCCGGCGCGCTGGGCGGTTTGCGTGGGTTGGTTCATGTCCGCGCGATCTTGCAGAACATCGGCGTCACGGTGCTGCCGGGTCAGGTGGCGGTTGGCGGGGCGGCCGGCGCGTTCGCCGCCGACGGTTCGCTCAAGGACGAGAAGCAACAAGCGAGCATCGCTAGCCTCGGTTCCGGGCTGGCGAATTATCTTCAGCGTTTGAGCGATTGA
- a CDS encoding PilZ domain-containing protein produces the protein MCTTVTISEAAPGDVLAESIYDAETTLLLREGVALTNQMLDMLLTRGREWVRIEPRDVLDDCASCGTQLALRKPNGVARPWACNGCGKVYFGKAPESASSAVPADLTLEPVKKLDLTAEEEAAFNEVWEKNQRVGVEQRKHERHAVKLPATVLPLDGKFMISGEPVELTTQDISQGGACLRHTEAFDHPYAYIHFKLPANRELRMLAKVVRNRDCGGAWEIGLKYTSRVIEHSDHPPCSVAGCGATAAYHAHLYYLDSESGDLTFEPDDSCPQLCHEHMLENERLAIERPNSIASVRYPHTNRNGRKGVTVYHPVTRCEKLTTA, from the coding sequence ATGTGCACCACGGTCACCATCTCTGAAGCGGCCCCTGGCGATGTCTTGGCCGAAAGCATCTACGACGCCGAAACCACCCTGCTGCTCCGCGAGGGGGTGGCGCTCACCAACCAGATGCTCGACATGCTCCTGACCCGCGGCCGCGAGTGGGTCCGTATCGAGCCGCGCGACGTGCTCGACGACTGCGCCTCGTGCGGCACTCAGCTGGCGCTCCGCAAGCCCAACGGCGTCGCGCGGCCGTGGGCCTGCAACGGCTGCGGGAAGGTCTATTTCGGCAAGGCGCCCGAATCGGCGTCGAGCGCCGTACCGGCCGATCTGACGCTCGAACCGGTAAAGAAGCTGGATCTCACCGCCGAAGAAGAAGCGGCCTTCAACGAGGTTTGGGAGAAAAACCAACGCGTGGGCGTCGAGCAGCGTAAGCACGAGCGCCACGCCGTCAAACTGCCCGCCACGGTGCTCCCGCTCGACGGCAAATTCATGATCAGCGGCGAGCCGGTCGAGCTCACCACGCAAGACATCTCGCAAGGGGGCGCGTGCCTCCGACACACCGAGGCCTTCGATCACCCTTACGCCTACATCCACTTCAAGCTGCCCGCCAACCGCGAGCTCCGCATGCTGGCCAAGGTCGTCAGGAACCGCGACTGCGGCGGGGCCTGGGAGATCGGCCTGAAGTACACCAGCCGCGTGATCGAGCACAGCGACCATCCGCCCTGCAGCGTGGCCGGCTGCGGCGCCACGGCCGCTTACCACGCGCATCTCTACTACCTCGACAGCGAATCTGGCGACCTGACGTTCGAGCCGGACGATTCGTGCCCGCAACTCTGCCACGAGCACATGCTCGAAAACGAACGGCTGGCGATCGAACGACCGAACTCGATCGCGTCGGTTCGCTACCCGCACACGAACCGCAACGGCCGCAAGGGCGTGACGGTGTACCACCCCGTGACGCGGTGCGAGAAACTCACGACCGCCTGA
- a CDS encoding KpsF/GutQ family sugar-phosphate isomerase, producing the protein MSQSAAASSLGPSDPLPMSPDEALRAAREVVRVEAVALWKMSNELGESFADAVAHVYRCRGSVVITGMGKAGLIGQKIAATFASTGTKSHFLHPAEAFHGDLGRVGPGDLVLMLSQSGETGEVVQLLPSLAEIGATIIAITAHGESAVGRAAACVVPLGQLDEACSLGLAPSTSTTAMLALGDALALVVSKMRGFRAEDFARFHPGGALGRKLSKVEDAMRPLDECRVASETQSVREVIVECGRPGRRTGAVMLTDAEGKLTGLFTDSDLARLFERRAENALDGPVSELMVREPTTVSIGARVAEAVRLLADRKFSELPVVDNEGRPLGLVDVTDIVGWQGEVSAQPAAKPAGESRVRIFPGEDVFAAG; encoded by the coding sequence ATGAGCCAATCCGCCGCCGCGTCTTCGCTCGGCCCGAGCGATCCGCTGCCGATGTCCCCCGACGAGGCGTTGCGCGCCGCCCGCGAGGTGGTCCGCGTCGAGGCGGTCGCCCTCTGGAAGATGTCGAACGAGCTCGGCGAGTCGTTCGCGGACGCCGTCGCCCACGTTTACCGATGCCGCGGGAGCGTGGTGATCACCGGCATGGGCAAGGCGGGGCTGATCGGTCAGAAGATCGCCGCCACCTTCGCCTCGACCGGCACCAAGAGCCACTTCCTCCACCCCGCCGAGGCTTTTCACGGCGACTTGGGCCGCGTCGGCCCCGGGGACCTTGTCCTGATGCTCTCGCAGAGCGGCGAGACCGGCGAGGTGGTGCAGCTGCTGCCGAGCCTGGCCGAGATCGGGGCCACGATTATTGCGATCACGGCCCACGGCGAGAGCGCTGTGGGACGAGCCGCCGCGTGCGTGGTGCCTCTGGGCCAACTCGACGAGGCGTGCTCCTTGGGGCTCGCGCCGAGCACCAGCACCACGGCCATGCTCGCCCTGGGCGACGCGTTGGCGTTGGTCGTGAGCAAGATGCGCGGCTTCCGCGCCGAGGACTTCGCCCGCTTCCACCCGGGCGGCGCCCTGGGGCGAAAGCTCAGCAAGGTCGAAGACGCCATGCGGCCGCTCGACGAGTGCCGCGTGGCGAGCGAGACCCAATCGGTGCGCGAGGTGATCGTCGAGTGCGGCCGCCCCGGCCGCCGCACCGGCGCCGTGATGCTCACCGACGCCGAAGGAAAACTCACCGGGCTGTTCACCGACAGCGACTTGGCGCGTCTGTTCGAACGCCGCGCCGAGAACGCACTCGACGGACCCGTCAGCGAGCTGATGGTTCGCGAGCCGACCACCGTGAGCATCGGCGCCCGCGTGGCCGAGGCGGTGCGGCTGCTGGCCGATCGCAAGTTCAGCGAGTTGCCCGTGGTCGACAACGAGGGCCGCCCACTGGGGCTCGTCGACGTGACCGACATCGTGGGCTGGCAAGGCGAGGTGTCCGCCCAACCCGCGGCCAAGCCGGCCGGGGAGTCCCGCGTTAGGATCTTTCCCGGCGAAGACGTCTTCGCCGCCGGTTAA
- a CDS encoding KdsC family phosphatase: MQHDPTCERIKLLLSDVDGVMTSGGVTYSDRSTGAGSIESKTFNIKDGLGIRLWIESGGKFGVVTGRASAIVERRAEELGIEIVRQGVSDKAPVVRETAESLGLAMDEVAYLGDDLPDLAPIREAGFGVAVADAVDEVRRSADWVTTAPGGAGAVRELVEHLLKHSGRWGDALAKY; this comes from the coding sequence ATGCAACACGACCCCACCTGCGAGCGGATCAAGCTGCTGCTGTCCGACGTGGACGGCGTGATGACCAGCGGCGGCGTGACCTACAGCGACAGGTCGACGGGGGCGGGCAGCATCGAGTCGAAGACGTTCAACATCAAGGACGGCCTCGGGATACGGCTGTGGATCGAGTCGGGAGGCAAGTTTGGCGTCGTCACCGGCCGGGCGTCGGCTATCGTCGAGCGCCGGGCCGAGGAACTGGGGATCGAGATCGTCCGCCAGGGCGTGTCGGACAAGGCGCCCGTGGTGCGCGAGACAGCCGAATCGCTCGGCCTGGCGATGGACGAGGTGGCCTACCTGGGCGACGACCTGCCCGACCTGGCGCCGATCCGTGAAGCTGGTTTCGGCGTCGCCGTGGCCGACGCCGTCGACGAGGTCCGCCGCTCGGCCGACTGGGTAACCACCGCGCCCGGTGGCGCCGGCGCGGTCCGCGAACTGGTCGAACACCTGCTCAAGCACAGCGGCCGCTGGGGCGACGCTTTGGCTAAGTACTAG
- a CDS encoding peptidylprolyl isomerase, whose protein sequence is MKVATIKTNRGDIRVELFEDKVPKTVANFEKLAGDGFYDGLKFHRVIDDFMVQTGCPHGTGTGDAGYKFDDEFHPDLKHDGPGVLSMANAGPNTNGSQFFITHVETSWLDGKHSVFGKVLGEGQEVVDAIKQGDVMEKVSVGEE, encoded by the coding sequence ATGAAAGTCGCGACGATCAAGACCAACCGCGGGGATATCCGGGTCGAGTTGTTCGAGGACAAGGTCCCCAAGACGGTGGCCAACTTCGAGAAACTCGCCGGCGACGGCTTCTACGACGGCCTGAAGTTCCACCGCGTGATCGACGACTTCATGGTCCAAACCGGCTGCCCGCACGGCACCGGCACGGGCGACGCCGGCTACAAGTTCGACGACGAGTTCCACCCCGACCTGAAGCACGACGGCCCCGGCGTGCTGTCGATGGCGAACGCCGGCCCGAACACGAACGGCTCGCAGTTCTTCATCACCCACGTCGAAACGTCGTGGCTCGACGGCAAGCACTCGGTCTTCGGCAAGGTGCTGGGCGAAGGCCAAGAGGTGGTCGACGCGATCAAGCAGGGCGACGTGATGGAGAAGGTCAGCGTCGGCGAGGAGTGA